A stretch of Lathyrus oleraceus cultivar Zhongwan6 chromosome 6, CAAS_Psat_ZW6_1.0, whole genome shotgun sequence DNA encodes these proteins:
- the LOC127093236 gene encoding pentatricopeptide repeat-containing protein At3g63370, chloroplastic encodes MRYLSHLRPCTTTMLTSTLPSNSSITALPNFSHKPISLKDSFQSLTHFFTDPSFPTTRFPLQQAYSQALDLCASQKALSQGQQLHARFLKTQNSFDTVFLDTKFVHLYGKCGSFLDAERVFDEMTERTIFTWNAMIGASVSSRRYLEAIELYKEMRGLGVSPDAFTFPCVLKACGALNERRLGHEIHGFAIKCGYGAFVFVCNALIAMYAKCGDLGGARMLFDSVLLEKEDPVSWNSIISAHVSEGQCFEALSLFRSMREVGVEINSYTFVSALQACEDPAFIKMGRGIHAVILKSNIFTDVYVSNALIAMYTKCGQIGDAERVFKSMLYKDCVSWNTLLSGMVQNDLYSDALNYFRDMQDSGQKPDQVSVINMIAASGRAGNLLTGMEVHAYAIRNGIDSNMHIGNTLIDMYGKCYCVKYMGKAFEYMPEKDLVSWTTIIAGYAQNECHLEAFNLLRRVHIERMDVDPMMIGSILMACGGLKSEKLIKEIHGYVLRRGLADILIQNAIVNVYGEVTLIDYARHMFESINSKDIVSWTSMITCCVHNGLPIEALELFHSLKKTNVEPDSITFVSILSAAAALSSLKKGKEIHGFLIRKGLFLEGAIANSLVDMYARCGTVENARNIFNYVKQRDLILWTSMINANGMHGYGKDAIDLFNKMVDEYVLPDHITFLALLYACSHSGLVVEGKRLFEKMKYEYQLEPWPEHYACLVDLLGRSNSLEEAHHFVKNMPIEPSAEVWCALLGACRIHSNKELGEVVAKKLLQLNTENSGNYVLVSNTFAADGRWNDVEEVRLRMKGVGLKKKPGCSWIEVENKIHTFMARDKSHPQRDEIYLKLDQFTKVLKEKGGYGAQTKLVLHDVCEEEKTQILYGHSERLALGYGLLITPKGTSLRITKNLRICDDCHTFFKIASEVSQRTLVVRDASRFHHFERGLCSCGDFW; translated from the coding sequence ATGAGATATTTGTCTCATCTTCGTCCATGCACCACCACCATGCTCACTTCAACCCTTCCCTCAAACTCTTCCATCACCGCACTTCCCAACTTTTCTCACAAACCCATCTCCCTCAAAGACTCTTTCCAATCCCTAACCCATTTTTTCACCGACCCATCATTCCCAACAACTCGCTTCCCTCTTCAACAAGCTTATTCTCAAGCTCTTGACCTCTGCGCTTCCCAAAAAGCTCTTTCTCAAGGCCAACAGTTACATGCCCGTTTCCTCAAAACTCAAAACTCCTTTGACACCGTCTTTCTCGACACCAAGTTTGTCCACTTGTACGGGAAATGTGGCTCCTTTCTTGATGCAGAGAGAGTGTTCGACGAAATGACTGAACGAACCATTTTCACTTGGAATGCAATGATAGGCGCGTCCGTGTCAAGTCGTAGATATCTTGAGGCGATTGAATTGTATAAAGAGATGCGGGGTCTCGGGGTGTCACCTGATGCTTTTACTTTTCCTTGTGTGCTCAAAGCGTGTGGTGCTCTTAATGAGAGACGTTTGGGGCATGAAATCCATGGTTTTGCTATTAAGTGTGGATATGGTGCTTTTGTTTTTGTGTGTAATGCGCTTATTGCTATGTATGCTAAATGTGGCGATCTCGGTGGAGCTAGGATGTTGTTTGATAGTGTTTTGCTGGAGAAAGAGGATCCTGTATCATGGAATTCTATCATTTCCGCACATGTTTCTGAGGGCCAGTGCTTTGAGGCATTGTCACTTTTTAGAAGTATGCGGGAGGTTGGGGTTGAGATTAATTCATACACTTTCGTTTCGGCTCTGCAAGCTTGTGAAGATCCAGCCTTTATTAAAATGGGTAGGGGGATACATGCTGTTATTTTGAAATCTAATATTTTCACTGATGTGTACGTTTCCAATGCTTTGATTGCTATGTATACAAAATGTGGTCAAATAGGGGATGCTGAAAGAGTTTTTAAAAGTATGCTTTACAAGGATTGTGTATCGTGGAATACACTGCTTTCGGGTATGGTCCAAAATGATCTATATAGTGATGCTCTGAACTACTTTCGCGATATGCAGGATTCTGGTCAAAAGCCTGATCAGGTGTCGGTTATAAACATGATCGCAGCATCGGGCAGAGCGGGAAATTTATTGACCGGCATGGAAGTCCATGCTTATGCAATAAGAAATGGAATAGATTCTAATATGCATATCGGGAACACCCTGATAGATATGTATGGGAAGTGTTATTGTGTTAAATATATGGGCAAAGCTTTTGAGTATATGCCCGAGAAGGACCTGGTTTCTTGGACTACAATTATTGCTGGCTATGCACAAAATGAATGCCATCTGGAAGCCTTTAATCTGTTGAGGAGGGTCCACATAGAAAGGATGGATGTTGATCCTATGATGATTGGAAGCATTTTGATGGCTTGTGGTGGGTTGAAATCTGAAAAACTCATCAAAGAAATTCATGGTTACGTTTTGAGAAGAGGTTTAGCTGATATTTTGATACAAAATGCCATTGTTAATGTATACGGAGAAGTCACACTCATAGATTATGCAAGACACATGTTTGAATCAATTAACTCCAAAGATATTGTGTCTTGGACAAGTATGATTACTTGCTGTGTTCATAATGGACTTCCAATTGAAGCTCTCGAACTTTTCCACTCTCTGAAAAAAACTAATGTTGAACCTGATTCGATAACTTTTGTAAGCATACTCTCTGCAGCAGCTGCTTTATCTTCATTGAAGAAAGGGAAGGAGATTCATGGATTTCTCATTAGGAAGGGTCTCTTCCTTGAGGGAGCAATTGCTAACTCCCTGGTGGACATGTATGCTCGGTGTGGAACCGTGGAGAACGCAAGAAATATATTCAACTATGTAAAACAAAGAGATCTTATTTTGTGGACTTCTATGATTAATGCAAATGGAATGCATGGATATGGAAAGGATGCCATTGATTTATTCAACAAAATGGTTGATGAATATGTTCTTCCTGATCACATAACCTTCTTGGCTTTATTATATGCTTGCAGTCATTCAGGGTTAGTAGTTGAAGGTAAGAGACTTTTTGAAAAAATGAAATATGAATATCAATTGGAGCCATGGCCAGAGCATTATGCTTGCCTGGTTGATCTCCTTGGTCGATCCAATTCTCTGGAAGAGGCTCACCATTTTGTGAAGAACATGCCTATTGAACCTTCTGCTGAGGTCTGGTGTGCTCTTCTTGGGGCTTGCCGTATTCATTCAAATAAAGAATTAGGAGAGGTTGTTGCGAAGAAGCTCTTACAATTAAATACAGAGAATTCAGGAAATTATGTTCTGGTATCAAACACTTTTGCAGCAGATGGAAGATGGAACGATGTGGAAGAAGTTAGGTTGAGAATGAAGGGAGTTGGATTGAAAAAGAAACCAGGATGCAGTTGGATTGAGGTTGAAAATAAGATTCACACCTTCATGGCAAGGGACAAGTCTCATCCACAGCGTGATGAAATTTATCTAAAATTGGACCAGTTTACAAAAGTTTTGAAAGAAAAAGGAGGCTATGGGGCTCAAACGAAGTTGGTACTCCACGATGTTTGTGAAGAAGAGAAAACACAGATACTTTATGGGCATAGTGAAAGGTTGGCACTTGGTTATGGTCTGCTTATTACCCCTAAGGGTACTTCTCTTCGGATCACAAAGAACCTTCGAATTTGTGATGATTGCCATACATTCTTTAAGATTGCGTCCGAAGTCTCCCAACGGACCCTTGTTGTAAGGGATGCCAGTAGGTTTCATCATTTTGAAAGAGGGCTTTGTTCATGTGGAGATTTCTGGTGA